A window of the Diabrotica undecimpunctata isolate CICGRU chromosome 1, icDiaUnde3, whole genome shotgun sequence genome harbors these coding sequences:
- the LOC140444364 gene encoding G-protein coupled receptor moody-like isoform X1, with product MAVPERPSDSPSFVCAKYSQPMLISAGVLTIVIMVVGIAGNLLTCVALVKHAKLRTVAAAFIASLCFSDTIFGIIVVPFAASQFFHGKWVHGDVLCKIIPTLRYGCVGVSLLSIGSISINRYILIAWPHLYQTIYTKAKVTMYIGAIWAFSYGLQIPTLLGKWGTYGMDTKLGTCSINPDEHGNSSKTALFIIGFALPCVIIVICYANIYWVVRKSHKKMQQHNSGNKYKRSEMKITKMVLVIFICFVVCYLPITLVKIFDVEVHHAPLHIISYLLVYLSSCVNPVVYVTMNKQYRMAYISTLLCKYNINLDSQLTQPPPSKNNMSVAYLKNMIQSQSPSKA from the exons ATATTCGCAACCAATGTTGATATCAGCTGGTGTTCTGACCATCGTTATAATGGTGGTGGGGATAGCTGGTAACCTGTTGACATGCGTGGCACTAGTGAAGCATGCTAAACTTCGCACCGTTGCCGCAGCATTTATAGCTAG tCTCTGCTTCTCGGACACGATATTCGGCATTATAGTCGTCCCTTTTGCTGCCAGCCAGTTCTTCCATGGGAAGTGGGTACATGGAGATGTTCTTTGCAAGATAATCCCGACGTTAAGGTATGGATGTGTTGGGGTATCCCTTTTAAGCATTGGATCAATTTCGATCAACAG ATATATCCTCATTGCATGGCCACACCTTTACCAAACCATCTACACGAAAGCAAAAGTGACAATGTACATTGGCGCCATATGGGCTTTCAGCTACGGTCTGCAAATACCTACACTTCTAGGCAAATGGGGAACGTACGGAATGGACACAAAGCTTGGAACTTGCTCCATTAACCCGGACGAACATGGTAACAGCTCCAAAACAGCTCTATTCATCATTGGCTTCGCACTACCTTGTGTTATTATAGTTATATGTTACGCCAATATATACTGGGTAGTGAGAAAGTCTCATAAGAAGATGCAACAGCATAATTCtggtaataaatataaaagaagcGAAATGAAGATCACCAAAATGGTACTGGTCATCTTCATTTGCTTCGTTGTTTGCTATCTTCCAATCACGCTGGTCAAAATTTTTGATGTGGAAGTACATCACGCACCGCTACACATTATCAGCTATTTGCTGGTTTACTTATCGAGTTGTGTCAACCCTGTGGTATACGTTACTATGAACAAACAGTACAGGATGGCCTATATAAGTACTCTATTATGCAAATATAATATTAATCTAGATTCTCAGCTCACACAGCCACCTCCTAGTAAAAATAACATGTCTGTAGCTTATTTGAAAAATATGATACAGTCTCAGTCACCGAGCAAAGCGTGA
- the LOC140444364 gene encoding G-protein coupled receptor moody-like isoform X2, translating into MEIAKMDRSQFSELLRYSQPMLISAGVLTIVIMVVGIAGNLLTCVALVKHAKLRTVAAAFIASLCFSDTIFGIIVVPFAASQFFHGKWVHGDVLCKIIPTLRYGCVGVSLLSIGSISINRYILIAWPHLYQTIYTKAKVTMYIGAIWAFSYGLQIPTLLGKWGTYGMDTKLGTCSINPDEHGNSSKTALFIIGFALPCVIIVICYANIYWVVRKSHKKMQQHNSGNKYKRSEMKITKMVLVIFICFVVCYLPITLVKIFDVEVHHAPLHIISYLLVYLSSCVNPVVYVTMNKQYRMAYISTLLCKYNINLDSQLTQPPPSKNNMSVAYLKNMIQSQSPSKA; encoded by the exons ATATTCGCAACCAATGTTGATATCAGCTGGTGTTCTGACCATCGTTATAATGGTGGTGGGGATAGCTGGTAACCTGTTGACATGCGTGGCACTAGTGAAGCATGCTAAACTTCGCACCGTTGCCGCAGCATTTATAGCTAG tCTCTGCTTCTCGGACACGATATTCGGCATTATAGTCGTCCCTTTTGCTGCCAGCCAGTTCTTCCATGGGAAGTGGGTACATGGAGATGTTCTTTGCAAGATAATCCCGACGTTAAGGTATGGATGTGTTGGGGTATCCCTTTTAAGCATTGGATCAATTTCGATCAACAG ATATATCCTCATTGCATGGCCACACCTTTACCAAACCATCTACACGAAAGCAAAAGTGACAATGTACATTGGCGCCATATGGGCTTTCAGCTACGGTCTGCAAATACCTACACTTCTAGGCAAATGGGGAACGTACGGAATGGACACAAAGCTTGGAACTTGCTCCATTAACCCGGACGAACATGGTAACAGCTCCAAAACAGCTCTATTCATCATTGGCTTCGCACTACCTTGTGTTATTATAGTTATATGTTACGCCAATATATACTGGGTAGTGAGAAAGTCTCATAAGAAGATGCAACAGCATAATTCtggtaataaatataaaagaagcGAAATGAAGATCACCAAAATGGTACTGGTCATCTTCATTTGCTTCGTTGTTTGCTATCTTCCAATCACGCTGGTCAAAATTTTTGATGTGGAAGTACATCACGCACCGCTACACATTATCAGCTATTTGCTGGTTTACTTATCGAGTTGTGTCAACCCTGTGGTATACGTTACTATGAACAAACAGTACAGGATGGCCTATATAAGTACTCTATTATGCAAATATAATATTAATCTAGATTCTCAGCTCACACAGCCACCTCCTAGTAAAAATAACATGTCTGTAGCTTATTTGAAAAATATGATACAGTCTCAGTCACCGAGCAAAGCGTGA